Proteins from a genomic interval of Zingiber officinale cultivar Zhangliang chromosome 2A, Zo_v1.1, whole genome shotgun sequence:
- the LOC122043107 gene encoding synaptotagmin-3-like, translated as MSPPQDFLVLPQICFGTGLLLPCRSGDGIQGLHRLRLSTRRWRCGAVIASAENSNPRLNVDFLNSTKRTSKAHKTLVSRQLENGLADGESDPSRSMQLASGFASYEEDPLVGKLRTQLGVLHPIPTPPINRNIIGFFVFFFFVGVAFDKVWTSRKKKTQRDVENGTWPQVPTSFSMFFEKDLQRKESVEWVNMVLVKLWKVYRSGIENWIIGLLQPVIDNLKKPSYVQRVEIKQFSLGDEPLSVRNVERRTSRRVNDLQYQIGLRYTGGARMLLSLTLKFGIIPIVVPVGIRDFDIDGELWVKLRLIPTEPWIGAVSWAFVSLPKIKFELSPFRLFNLMAIPVLSLFLTKLLTEDLPRLFVRPKKIVLDFQKGTALVPVPVNFKTEDIQEGNKDFVGELSVTLVDARKLAYVIFGKTDPFVVLNLGDQEIRSKKNSQTTVIGAPGEPIWNQDFHLLVADPRKQKLYIQVKDSIGFTDFAIGTGEVELGSLQDTVPTDRVVALRGGWNFFRKQLSGELLLRLTYKAYVEDEEDAIEKTLTDGDASDDESSEFEQAAEVYGQTFGGYPSGGERESFMDVLAALLVSEEFLGIVSSETATSKATESSASLESPIPKARNPITQGSTLDANRAPGNSKDSTLVWLAVATSIAVLIAINVGGSGFFNP; from the exons ATGTCTCCGCCGCAGGATTTTTTGGTCCTTCCGCAGATTTGCTTCGGCACCGGGCTTCTCTTACCTTGTAGGTCAGGCGACGGGATCCAGGGACTCCATCGTCTCCGACTGAGTACCCGGAGATGGAGATGCGGCGCGGTCATTGCCTCCGCTGAGAACAGTAACCCTAGATTGAACGTCGATTTCTTGAACTCCACCAAGAGGACTTCCAAGGCTCATAAGACCTTGGTTTCGAGGCAGCTGGAGAATGGGCTGGCCGACGGGGAATCGGATCCATCGCGATCGATGCAGTTGGCCTCCGGCTTCGCCAGCTACGAAGAAGACCCCTTGGTGGGTAAGTTGAGGACGCAGCTGGGAGTGCTTCATCCCATCCCTACTCCCCCAATCAACAGGAACATCATCGGTTTctttgtgttctttttctttgtcGGTGTTGCCTTCGACAAGGTTTGGAcctcgaggaagaagaagacgcaaCGAGATGTCGAAAATGGCACCTGGCCTCAGGTTCCGACCAGCTTCTCTATGTTTTTTGAGAAAGACCTTCAGAGGAAAGAGTCGGTGGAATGGGTGAACATGGTTTTAGTGAAGTTGTGGAAGGTTTATAGGTCTGGGATCGAGAATTGGATCATCGGACTGCTTCAGCCAGTTATAGATAATCTTAAGAAGCCTAGCTATGTGCAGAGAGTCGAAATCAAGCAGTTCTCACTTGGTGATGAACCACTGTCTGTGAGGAACGTCGAGAGGCGAACTTCCCGACGTGTGAATGATTTGCA GTATCAGATTGGACTTCGTTATACAGGTGGTGCTAGGATGTTGTTGTCTTTGACATTAAAGTTTGGGATCATTCCCATTGTTGTACCTGTCGGCATTCGagattttgatattgatggaGAGCTTTGGGTTAAGCTAAGATTAATACCAACTGAACCATGGATAGGAGCTGTATCATGGGCATTTGTTTCCCTTCCGAAGATCAAGTTTGAGCTGTCCCCATTCCGTCTGTTCAATCTCATGG CAATTCCTGTACTCTCACT CTTTCTCACAAAATTGTTAACTGAAGATCTGCCTCGGCTTTTTGTGCGTCCAAAGAAGATTGTTCTTGATTTCCAGAAGGGAACAGCACTTGTGCCTGTTCCAGTCAATTTTAAAACAGAAGATATTCAAGAAGGAAATAAGGATTTTGTGGGGGAGCTATCAGTGACCTTAGTTGATGCTCGGAAACTTGCTTATGTTATATTCG GGAAAACCGATCCATTTGTTGTTTTAAATCTCGGTGATCAAGAAATTCGAAGTAAGAAGAATAGTCAGACAACAGTCATAGGCGCTCCTGGAGAACCTATATGGAATCAG GATTTTCATCTCCTAGTAGCAGACCCAAGGAAACAGAAATTATATATCCAAGTGAAGGACTCTATTGGTTTCACAGACTTCGCCATTGGCACTGGAGAA GTCGAGCTTGGCTCCCTCCAGGACACAGTGCCAACTGATAGGGTCGTAGCTTTACGAGGTGGGTGGAATTTTTTCAGGAAGCAACTATCCGGGGAGTTGCTGCTACGCCTCACGTACAAAGCCTAcgtagaagatgaagaagatgcaATAGAGAAGACACTCACCGACGGTGATGCATCGGACGATGAGAGCTCGGAGTTTGAACAGGCAGCTGAGGTGTATGGACAAACGTTTGGTGGTTATCCTAGTGGGGGAGAAAGAGAGTCCTTCATGGATGTGCTAGCAGCTTTACTTGTCAGCGAGGAGTTTCTGGGTATAGTCTCATCTGAAACAGCTACTTCAAAAGCTACAGAGTCGTCTGCTTCCCTAGAATCTCCGATACCAAAAGCACGCAATCCTATCACTCAAGGATCGACTCTCGATGCTAATAGGGCACCGGGTAATTCTAAAG ATTCAACATTGGTATGGCTTGCTGTGGCGACCAGCATTGCGGTGCTGATTGCTATCAATGTGGGAGGTTCGGGCTTCTTCAATCCATGA